CGACGCTCACGGGCATCCAGAAGAGCGTGCGGCCGGCGGCGTCCTCGCCGCGCAGCGAGCCCTCGCGGCGGTCGACGACCATGCGCGCGAGCCGCGGCGCGACCTCGGCGGGCGAGCGACGGGCGACGTTGGGCACGACGATCTGGGTGCCGGCCGCCGCGCTCGCGAAGCTCACATCGGGATTGAGGCGCCGCAGCACGTCGGGCGCGACGTGGAACCGTTCGCCGAGCATCTCCAGCAGCGACTGGTAGCACAGGCAGTCGAGCCGCGCCTTCGCGTACGTGCCCGCGGGCAGCTTGCGATACGGGCCGCGGACGTCGGCGGCGGTGAGCGTGTACGACGTGAGCGGCTCGCGCGCGCCGGCCGCCTCCGCGAGGCGCGCGTACGCGTCGGCGTCGATCTCGTCGGCGGGCGAGAGCCCCTGCGCCGCGCGGAAGGCGCGCACGGCGAAGCGGGTGTTGTCGCCCCACTTGGCAGTGATGGAGCCCGGCGCGAAGCCCGCGGCGTCGAGCAGCGTCTGGAGCTGCAGCAGCTCCTCGGGCGCGCTCGTGGCGCCGAGCGGCGCGCGCAGCGTCGCCGTCGCGGCGCCGCCGCCGATCGCGCTCGCGTCGAGCGCCTGCGCGGGGAGCGCGCGCGCGGGCGCCAGCGCGCAGGCCGCCGTCAGCGCCGCCGCCATCCATGACATGCATGCCGTCCGCGCACGCGTGGTGCGCGCATGATTCCACAGGGAGCGCTCCATGCGCGCCGCCTCCACGTCGTCGGTTGTCAATCAGGTCGTGCCGGGGCGGGGGACATGGGCAACGGCCGTTCCACCCGGGCGCACGACGCGCGTGCCATCGAGGCTGCAACCTTGGTCGGCGGCTGCGTGCTGCGTGCTGCGCGCTGCGTGCAGGGCCTCGGGACGCTTTGGCGCGCCGCGGAGATGGTGCCTGTTGGGGAGGATACGGATGCTCCGGATCGGAACGGATCCTTCGGATCGCTCCTCGTGGTGCATGGGACCTCGCCGCCACGGGGAGCGATCCGAAGCATCCGCTGCATCCGAAGCATCCGCGTCCTCCCCAATAGGCAGAAGGGTCCGGCCCAATGAGGCGGACCACGCAGCACGCAGCACGCAGCACGCAGCACCGCCGTGGGGGCTCCGGCATCCGCCCGCCACGATTGACGCCGGCCCCCGCGCCTCGGAAGTTCCTCGCATCCCACCGCCGAGGATCGCATGCGACGCCGCTGGTCACTCGCAGTGCCGCTGGTCGTGTCGTTGATGGCCGGCTGTCGCCGCGACGGCGCGCCGGGGCCGATCGTCGCCAGCGGGACGGTCGAGTGGACCGAGGTGGAGGTCGCGCCGCTCGCCGCGGGCCGCGTCGCGCGCGTGCTGGTGGAGGAGGGCGCGCGCGTCCGCATGGGCGACACGCTGGCGGTGCTGGAGCAGCCGGCGCTCGACGCCGCGCTGCAGCAGAGCGAGGCGCGCGTGGCCGCGTCGCGCGCGCAGCTCGCGGAGCTGGAAGCCGGGGCGCGGGCGGCCGAGCTGGCGCGCGCGGAGGCCGACCTGCGCGCCGCGTCGGCCGAGGCGACGCGTGCGGCCTCGGATTCGGCGCGGCTCGCCCCACTCGCGGAGGCGGGCACCGTGAGCCGGCAGGTGCTCGACGCGGCGCGCGCCACCGCGCGCGTGGCCGCCGCGCGGCGCGATGCGGCGGCGGCGACCCTGCGGCTGCTCCGCGCGGGCCCGCGGCGGGAGCGCGTGCGTGCGGCGGGCGCGGAGCTGGCCGGCGCGCGCGCCGTCGCGTCGGGCACGGAGGCCACCGCGCGCGATCTCACGCTGCTCGCGCCGGTGGACGGCACGGTGCTCGTGCGCGCGGCCGAGCCGGGCGAGATCATCCCCGCCGGAATGCCGGCGATCACGCTCGGCGAGCCGCGCCGGCCGTGGGTGCGCGTGTACGTCGCGCAGACCGACGTGCCGCGGCTGCGCGTCGGCGCGGCCGCCGAGGTGCGCGCCGACGGGCAGGCGCGCGCGGTGCCCGGCCGCGTGGTCTCGATCCGCGATCGCGCCGAGTTCACGCCGCGCGTCGCGCTCACCGAGGAGGAGCGCGCGGACCTGATGTTCGGCGTGAAGGTGGCGATCGCCGACACCACCGGCGCGCTGCGCGCGGGGCTGCCGGTGACCGTGACCTTTCCGGCCACGGCCGCGCCGTGAGCGGCACGAGCGGCGACGCGGTCGTCGAGACGCGCGGGCTGCGGCGCACGTTCGGCGCGCTGGTCGCGGTCGAGGGGCTCGATCTCGACGTCCGGCGCGGCGAGGTGTTCGGCCTCCTCGGTCCCAACGGCTCGGGGAAGACGACGACGATCCGCATGCTGTGCGGGCT
This is a stretch of genomic DNA from Roseisolibacter agri. It encodes these proteins:
- a CDS encoding L,D-transpeptidase family protein, encoding MSWMAAALTAACALAPARALPAQALDASAIGGGAATATLRAPLGATSAPEELLQLQTLLDAAGFAPGSITAKWGDNTRFAVRAFRAAQGLSPADEIDADAYARLAEAAGAREPLTSYTLTAADVRGPYRKLPAGTYAKARLDCLCYQSLLEMLGERFHVAPDVLRRLNPDVSFASAAAGTQIVVPNVARRSPAEVAPRLARMVVDRREGSLRGEDAAGRTLFWMPVSVGSPEEPSPSGRLKVVSITRDPHYHFNPRVLGDVPDSRPDAHLPPGPNSPVGVLWMQLSKAHVGIHGTAEPELVGPGMSHGCVRVTNWDARWLASVARPGLEVHFL
- a CDS encoding HlyD family secretion protein; its protein translation is MRRRWSLAVPLVVSLMAGCRRDGAPGPIVASGTVEWTEVEVAPLAAGRVARVLVEEGARVRMGDTLAVLEQPALDAALQQSEARVAASRAQLAELEAGARAAELARAEADLRAASAEATRAASDSARLAPLAEAGTVSRQVLDAARATARVAAARRDAAAATLRLLRAGPRRERVRAAGAELAGARAVASGTEATARDLTLLAPVDGTVLVRAAEPGEIIPAGMPAITLGEPRRPWVRVYVAQTDVPRLRVGAAAEVRADGQARAVPGRVVSIRDRAEFTPRVALTEEERADLMFGVKVAIADTTGALRAGLPVTVTFPATAAP